In one window of Mesorhizobium sp. B2-1-1 DNA:
- a CDS encoding CheR family methyltransferase has protein sequence MTAQAKRFPIVGVGASAGGIPAMEGLFKGMADQPGMAFVVITHLSPKRESLLHEVVGRYTEMAVEIAADGMIVQPNHVYVMPQNVTMTIDKGMLRLRRPNGFSQERKPIDIFFSALAEDQGEHAVGVILSGGDSDGTLGAKAIKEHGGLTVAQISDGYGPRNPDMPQSAITSGLIDIAAPAEDIGTKLEAFTRGFDALNGLTEEDSVRTAGMEKLLSQIYGILRSHSGHDFSGYKTKTFLRRIKRRMQIAQMQSIGAYVEWLQKDPREVMNLFRDLLINVTNFFRDPEAFELLERKIVPQLFEGKTANDIIRVWIPGCATGEEVFSIGILLREHVEKLPVVPRIQIFATDIDEPALAVARAGRYPEALLQGLSPERRQRFFNGDGDTYVISNEIRELCIFSPHSVVRDPPFSRMDLVSCRNLLIYFGPAIQSRVIPIFHYALKPGGYLFLGTSESVGQNDDLFATVDKKHRIFQAREHASPHVRLPALIGDGRSGAFPSESTGLRKGAAGYPLRQAVEAQVLERFAPPHVLVNAEGDVVYYSARTGKYLEAPQGIPSRQLLTMARRGLRLDLRAALREATSTRRTVIRENLTVEEDDERIQPIKLTIEPLAERDNGEPLYLVLFEPSGPTQIRTDQGGSHDTDSTADLERELRDARERLQSTIEEYETALEEVKSSNEELVSVNEEAQSTNEELEASKEEMQSLNEELNTINAELTNKIEELDHANSDLRNLFESTEIATIFLDRNLVVRTFTPAASSFFSLRPSDVGRPLTDLSSQLEYPELKQHIAEVFETGETLNHHLARDSAGRFHMVHINPYRDKSNRVQGVVVTLVDVTTLAQAEEHQQVLISELNHRVKNMLAVIVSIASRTREKSVSKDEFAEALIGRLHAMSRAYGLLSRKSWKEASVSELLHQELEPFGIERFELNGQEIELGPQQGLSLSMAVHELATNAAKYGGLSKPRGKVVVMWSIADDMFTLTWREKDGPPVNEPVGSGFGLTLLQGEIGYRLGGHVETVFRKEGLNVQIAFPVNRKEGS, from the coding sequence GTGACAGCCCAGGCGAAAAGATTTCCCATCGTGGGCGTCGGCGCGTCCGCCGGCGGGATTCCGGCGATGGAAGGGCTGTTCAAGGGCATGGCCGATCAGCCCGGCATGGCGTTCGTCGTCATCACTCATCTCAGCCCTAAGCGAGAGAGCCTGTTGCACGAGGTCGTCGGCCGCTACACCGAAATGGCGGTCGAAATCGCGGCGGACGGCATGATCGTTCAACCGAACCACGTCTATGTCATGCCGCAGAACGTGACCATGACCATCGACAAGGGAATGCTGCGCCTGCGCCGGCCCAATGGGTTCAGCCAGGAGCGCAAACCCATAGACATCTTCTTCAGCGCACTTGCCGAAGACCAGGGCGAACATGCCGTCGGCGTCATCCTGTCGGGCGGAGATTCCGATGGAACCTTGGGCGCCAAGGCGATCAAGGAGCATGGCGGGCTCACCGTCGCGCAGATCTCCGACGGCTACGGCCCGCGCAACCCCGATATGCCGCAGAGCGCCATCACCAGCGGACTTATCGATATAGCCGCGCCCGCCGAGGACATCGGCACGAAACTGGAAGCCTTCACGCGCGGCTTCGACGCGTTGAATGGGTTGACGGAGGAGGATAGCGTCCGCACGGCGGGTATGGAAAAGCTCCTGTCCCAGATCTACGGCATCCTGCGCAGCCACTCAGGCCATGATTTCTCGGGCTACAAGACCAAGACGTTCCTGCGACGCATCAAGCGGCGCATGCAGATCGCGCAGATGCAATCCATTGGCGCATACGTGGAATGGCTGCAGAAGGACCCTCGCGAGGTGATGAACCTTTTTCGCGACCTGCTGATCAACGTCACCAACTTCTTTCGCGATCCCGAGGCCTTCGAACTGCTCGAGCGAAAGATCGTACCGCAACTCTTCGAAGGCAAGACCGCCAACGACATCATCAGGGTGTGGATTCCCGGCTGCGCCACAGGCGAAGAGGTGTTCTCCATCGGCATCCTGCTACGCGAACATGTGGAAAAGCTCCCGGTCGTTCCGCGAATCCAGATATTCGCGACCGATATCGACGAACCGGCGCTGGCGGTGGCGCGGGCAGGGCGCTATCCCGAAGCCTTGCTGCAGGGACTTTCCCCCGAACGCCGCCAACGGTTTTTCAATGGCGACGGCGACACCTATGTCATCAGCAACGAGATACGGGAGCTGTGCATCTTCTCGCCGCACAGCGTCGTTCGCGACCCGCCTTTCTCACGCATGGACCTGGTCTCGTGCCGCAACCTGCTGATCTATTTCGGCCCAGCCATTCAGAGCCGGGTCATTCCTATTTTTCATTACGCCCTGAAGCCTGGCGGTTACCTTTTCCTCGGCACCTCGGAGAGCGTCGGACAGAACGACGATCTGTTCGCTACCGTCGACAAGAAACATCGCATCTTCCAGGCGCGGGAGCATGCCTCGCCGCATGTCAGGCTGCCGGCCCTGATCGGCGATGGCCGTTCAGGCGCATTCCCGTCCGAGAGCACTGGCTTGAGGAAGGGAGCCGCCGGTTATCCCCTACGCCAGGCGGTCGAGGCGCAGGTGCTGGAGCGCTTCGCCCCCCCGCATGTGCTGGTCAACGCCGAGGGCGATGTCGTCTACTACTCAGCTCGCACCGGCAAATATCTCGAAGCGCCGCAAGGCATTCCCAGCCGGCAACTGTTGACAATGGCGCGCCGTGGGCTGCGACTCGACTTGCGCGCCGCGCTGCGGGAAGCGACGTCGACGCGCCGGACCGTCATACGGGAAAATCTCACGGTCGAGGAGGATGATGAGCGGATCCAGCCGATCAAGCTCACCATTGAGCCGCTGGCGGAACGCGACAATGGCGAGCCGCTCTATCTCGTCCTGTTCGAACCGTCGGGACCTACGCAGATCCGCACAGACCAAGGCGGCAGCCATGACACCGACAGCACCGCCGATCTGGAGCGAGAACTGCGCGATGCGAGGGAGCGCCTGCAATCGACGATCGAGGAATATGAGACCGCACTGGAAGAGGTGAAATCGTCCAACGAGGAACTCGTCTCTGTCAACGAGGAGGCCCAGTCGACCAATGAGGAACTTGAGGCCTCGAAGGAGGAAATGCAGTCGCTCAATGAGGAACTGAACACTATCAATGCCGAGTTGACGAACAAGATCGAGGAACTCGATCACGCCAACAGCGATCTGCGCAACCTGTTCGAAAGCACGGAGATCGCGACCATTTTCCTCGATCGCAATCTGGTGGTGCGGACCTTCACGCCCGCGGCTTCGTCGTTCTTCAGTCTGCGACCCTCCGACGTCGGCCGGCCGCTGACGGACCTGTCGAGCCAGTTGGAGTATCCCGAGTTGAAGCAGCATATCGCCGAGGTGTTCGAGACAGGCGAGACCCTGAACCACCACCTTGCGCGCGACAGCGCCGGGCGGTTTCACATGGTCCATATCAATCCCTATCGGGACAAGAGCAACCGCGTTCAGGGTGTGGTCGTGACACTGGTCGACGTCACCACTCTGGCTCAGGCGGAAGAACATCAGCAGGTTCTCATCTCTGAGCTCAACCACCGGGTCAAGAACATGTTGGCGGTGATCGTCAGCATTGCGAGCCGCACGCGGGAGAAATCCGTGTCGAAGGATGAATTCGCGGAAGCCTTGATCGGGCGCTTGCATGCGATGTCGCGGGCCTATGGGTTATTGAGCCGGAAAAGCTGGAAGGAAGCTTCGGTCAGCGAGCTGCTTCACCAGGAGCTCGAGCCGTTTGGCATTGAACGGTTCGAACTGAACGGCCAGGAGATAGAACTTGGACCGCAACAGGGCCTTTCCCTTAGCATGGCCGTCCACGAACTGGCCACCAACGCGGCCAAATATGGCGGTCTTTCCAAACCTCGTGGCAAGGTGGTGGTGATGTGGTCGATCGCTGACGACATGTTTACGCTTACCTGGCGCGAGAAGGACGGTCCCCCTGTCAATGAACCCGTCGGCAGCGGCTTCGGCCTCACGCTGCTGCAGGGAGAGATCGGCTACAGGCTTGGCGGCCATGTCGAAACCGTTTTTCGCAAGGAAGGCCTCAACGTTCAGATCGCATTTCCCGTTAACCGGAAGGAGGGGTCGTGA
- a CDS encoding response regulator, whose protein sequence is MRDLQGVHLLIVEDEWMVAGDLARYFSNMGAIILGPAATVEQASLHTESAEAAILDVNLNGRRVFPIADELMRRGVPFVFFSGDSDIAIPEHLRHASNLRKSSGSGAVFNALFPPQGPAEASGFVPSSPDDVFSLLPKLRLAARLLLGDVEASDRLVERTLERAIRDIDQRRIGQSTEDWLNAIMRDLAKSGGARLLN, encoded by the coding sequence GTGCGCGATCTGCAAGGGGTGCATCTTCTGATCGTCGAAGACGAATGGATGGTAGCCGGAGATCTCGCCCGCTATTTCAGCAATATGGGTGCGATCATCCTGGGACCGGCAGCGACGGTCGAACAAGCATCATTGCACACTGAATCGGCCGAGGCTGCCATCCTCGACGTCAACCTCAACGGGCGACGTGTCTTTCCGATCGCGGACGAACTGATGCGCCGCGGCGTGCCGTTCGTGTTTTTCAGCGGTGACAGCGATATCGCCATTCCCGAACATCTCCGGCATGCCAGCAACCTGCGAAAATCCTCGGGCAGCGGGGCTGTATTCAACGCCCTTTTCCCGCCGCAAGGCCCGGCTGAGGCGAGCGGCTTTGTGCCAAGTTCGCCGGATGACGTGTTTTCGCTCCTGCCCAAGCTCAGGCTTGCGGCACGTCTGTTGCTGGGGGATGTGGAAGCCTCCGACCGGCTTGTCGAAAGGACGCTCGAGCGAGCGATCCGTGACATCGACCAAAGGCGGATCGGCCAGTCCACCGAAGACTGGCTTAACGCCATCATGCGCGATTTGGCAAAGTCCGGCGGCGCAAGGCTTCTGAACTGA
- a CDS encoding NAD-dependent epimerase/dehydratase family protein: MKRILVTGGCGFIGRHVAQEFADHGYSVCILDALLDQVHAGEAVNLPAGAELIKGDVRDREAVTKALKGVDGVVHLAAEVGVGQSMYEIARYVGANDLGTATLLEVLIKHPVERIVVASSMSVYGEGLYATPDGRRVGNARRKANDLKGGQWDPLSADGEPLSPLPTDEEKPIDLASIYALTKYAQERAVLIFGEAYGVDAVALRLFNVFGAGQALSNPYTGVLANFASRLANGKRPMIFEDGQQKRDFVHVRDVARAFRLALEQRQAKGHVINIGSGRAYAIRDVARLLAEAMGTPDRSPELLGKARSGDIRNCFADISKARELLGFEPGRQLENSLGDFVSWVRNTIAIDRGADMKRELEERGLVS; the protein is encoded by the coding sequence GTGAAACGTATACTGGTCACAGGGGGCTGTGGTTTCATTGGTCGCCACGTCGCACAAGAATTCGCCGATCACGGTTATTCGGTTTGCATCCTAGATGCATTGCTGGATCAGGTGCATGCCGGCGAAGCGGTCAACCTTCCCGCTGGAGCCGAACTGATCAAGGGCGACGTGCGCGATCGCGAAGCCGTCACCAAGGCGCTGAAGGGCGTCGACGGGGTGGTTCACCTGGCTGCGGAAGTCGGCGTCGGCCAATCCATGTACGAGATCGCCCGCTATGTCGGCGCCAACGATCTCGGCACTGCAACACTGCTCGAGGTGTTGATCAAGCACCCGGTCGAGCGGATCGTCGTCGCGTCTTCGATGAGCGTCTACGGCGAAGGTCTGTATGCCACGCCCGACGGCCGGCGCGTCGGCAACGCCCGGCGCAAGGCCAACGACCTCAAAGGCGGACAGTGGGATCCCTTGTCGGCGGACGGTGAACCTCTCTCGCCGTTGCCGACAGACGAAGAAAAGCCGATCGATCTCGCCTCCATCTATGCATTGACGAAATATGCCCAGGAACGCGCCGTGCTGATCTTCGGCGAAGCCTATGGCGTCGATGCGGTGGCGCTGCGCCTGTTCAACGTTTTCGGCGCCGGACAGGCGCTTTCAAACCCCTATACCGGCGTGCTGGCCAACTTCGCCTCGCGTCTGGCCAACGGCAAGCGGCCGATGATCTTCGAAGATGGCCAGCAGAAGCGCGATTTCGTTCATGTACGTGACGTCGCCCGCGCCTTTCGCCTGGCACTGGAGCAACGCCAGGCAAAAGGCCACGTCATCAACATCGGAAGCGGCCGGGCTTATGCGATCCGCGATGTCGCGCGCCTGCTGGCCGAGGCCATGGGAACGCCGGACCGCTCGCCCGAGCTGCTCGGCAAAGCGCGTTCCGGTGACATTCGCAACTGCTTCGCCGACATTTCCAAGGCGCGCGAACTGCTGGGTTTCGAACCAGGGCGGCAGTTGGAGAATTCCCTCGGCGACTTCGTTTCCTGGGTGCGCAACACGATTGCCATCGATCGCGGCGCCGACATGAAACGCGAACTCGAAGAACGCGGGCTGGTGTCATGA
- a CDS encoding NAD-dependent epimerase/dehydratase family protein, with product MSDGEPVLVIDNLSRAGVEQNLEWLSHKHGSRLTVETVDVRDANALASALTGSKAIFHLAAQTAVTTSLVRPGEDFDINLRGTFNVLEAARQSGERIPVIFASTNKVYGSLPDIAVRPEGERYVPCDPAIRTEGIGEGRSLDFCTPYGCSKGAADQYVLDYAKSYGLPTAVLRMSCIYGPRQFGTEDQGWVAHFLLCALSGRPITIYGDGRQVRDILHVSDAVAAYRAVLDRIETITGQAFNLGGGPKNALSLRMLLSEIGSLTDRALSIRYEAERTGDQPFFVADTRKMQTTLGWTAHVSWREGIRDLAEWLQRHRLEPHAEAERYVA from the coding sequence TTGTCGGACGGCGAGCCGGTGCTGGTGATCGACAATCTCAGTCGCGCTGGTGTCGAACAGAACCTTGAATGGTTGTCGCACAAGCATGGAAGCCGCCTCACCGTGGAAACCGTCGATGTGCGCGACGCCAACGCCTTGGCTTCGGCCCTCACGGGGTCGAAAGCCATATTCCACCTGGCCGCGCAGACCGCCGTTACCACCAGCCTGGTTCGGCCGGGCGAGGATTTCGACATTAACCTTAGAGGAACTTTCAACGTCCTGGAGGCGGCGCGACAGAGCGGCGAACGAATCCCGGTGATCTTCGCCAGCACCAACAAGGTGTACGGCAGCCTCCCCGACATTGCGGTTCGCCCGGAGGGCGAGCGCTATGTGCCCTGCGACCCTGCGATCCGCACCGAGGGCATCGGCGAGGGCCGCAGCCTGGACTTTTGCACACCCTATGGCTGCTCCAAAGGCGCGGCCGACCAGTACGTGCTCGACTACGCCAAGTCCTATGGCTTGCCGACGGCGGTCCTGCGGATGAGCTGCATCTACGGCCCGCGCCAGTTCGGAACGGAGGACCAGGGCTGGGTTGCGCACTTCCTCCTTTGCGCGCTTTCGGGGCGGCCGATAACCATTTACGGCGACGGCAGGCAGGTGCGCGACATCCTGCACGTCTCCGATGCAGTTGCAGCCTACAGGGCCGTGCTCGACCGGATCGAGACGATCACGGGCCAGGCGTTCAATCTCGGCGGCGGACCGAAAAATGCGCTCAGCCTGCGCATGCTGTTGAGCGAGATCGGCAGCCTGACGGATCGAGCACTGTCGATCCGCTATGAGGCAGAGCGGACGGGCGACCAGCCCTTCTTCGTCGCCGATACGAGAAAGATGCAAACCACGCTTGGCTGGACGGCGCATGTTTCGTGGCGAGAAGGCATCCGCGACCTCGCCGAATGGTTGCAGCGTCACCGGCTCGAACCCCACGCCGAAGCCGAGAGGTACGTCGCATGA
- a CDS encoding TIGR04295 family B12-binding domain-containing radical SAM protein → MKIALVNPFWTYDDSIYFGCRQPHLPLELGYSKALLERAGHEVLMLDGQLQKLDNSSLSERVAEFAPAMTVVTTAPTYLFWRCAPPELRVPADFLNRLAGRGGRTVAVGPHGSATPAPTLRKLGVDIIVRGECEEVVADLARRDDWSAVSSTAYFSEARLVSNGGVHASSFIDHPPLEWPSDWIAAHAHHHHRFDDHQVGFGAEVEASRGCPYNCSFCAKMDFRDAYRRRNHEAVVTEIDRLIAQGVGYIYFIDEIFLPQKALLEALVDRDVKFGVQTRIDLWKPELLELLGAAGCVSIEAGLESLTVEGRAMLAKRCRLGTEELAALLVDARRHVPFVQANLIGVVEDDPALVDYWRNHLIDNGVWANEPVPLYPYPSSPSYRELWGEPDDIAWERAHEHYLASFQKFSDIQEKRPRPLAELEATCCGH, encoded by the coding sequence ATGAAAATCGCGTTGGTCAACCCATTCTGGACCTACGACGACAGCATCTATTTCGGCTGCCGCCAACCGCATCTACCCCTGGAACTCGGCTACTCGAAAGCCTTGCTCGAACGGGCTGGCCATGAGGTGCTGATGCTGGACGGACAGCTTCAGAAGCTTGACAATTCCAGCCTTTCCGAACGGGTGGCCGAGTTCGCGCCGGCAATGACGGTCGTCACCACAGCGCCGACCTATCTGTTCTGGCGCTGCGCGCCGCCGGAATTGCGCGTGCCGGCCGATTTTCTCAACCGCCTTGCCGGGCGGGGCGGGCGCACCGTCGCGGTCGGGCCGCATGGCTCGGCGACACCGGCGCCAACGCTGCGCAAGCTCGGCGTCGACATCATCGTGCGCGGCGAATGCGAGGAGGTCGTGGCCGACCTTGCACGGCGCGATGATTGGAGTGCGGTGTCGTCAACCGCCTACTTTAGCGAAGCAAGGCTGGTCTCCAACGGCGGCGTCCACGCCAGTTCGTTCATCGACCATCCACCGCTCGAATGGCCATCGGACTGGATCGCCGCGCACGCGCACCACCATCACAGGTTCGACGACCACCAGGTGGGGTTCGGCGCGGAAGTCGAGGCGTCGCGCGGCTGCCCTTACAATTGCAGCTTCTGCGCCAAGATGGATTTCCGCGATGCCTATCGCCGCCGAAACCACGAGGCGGTCGTGACGGAAATAGACCGGCTGATCGCCCAAGGTGTCGGCTATATCTACTTCATCGACGAGATTTTCCTGCCGCAGAAAGCCTTGCTGGAGGCACTGGTCGACCGTGATGTGAAATTCGGCGTACAGACCCGCATCGACCTGTGGAAGCCCGAACTGCTGGAATTGCTTGGCGCGGCCGGTTGCGTGTCAATCGAAGCGGGCCTCGAAAGCCTAACGGTGGAGGGTCGGGCCATGCTGGCCAAGCGCTGCCGGTTGGGCACGGAGGAACTCGCCGCGCTGCTCGTCGATGCAAGACGCCATGTTCCGTTCGTCCAGGCCAATCTGATCGGCGTGGTCGAAGATGACCCTGCCCTGGTCGACTACTGGCGAAACCACCTGATCGACAACGGGGTATGGGCCAATGAGCCGGTACCGCTCTATCCCTACCCGAGTTCGCCCAGCTATCGCGAGCTTTGGGGCGAGCCCGATGACATCGCGTGGGAGCGCGCGCATGAACACTATCTCGCCTCGTTCCAAAAATTCAGCGACATCCAGGAGAAGCGCCCGCGTCCGCTGGCGGAACTGGAGGCGACATGTTGCGGACACTGA
- a CDS encoding glycosyltransferase family 4 protein, producing MLRTLTPRSRRILMTVDAVGGVWRYALDLAREFVDGGDSVLLAGLGPEPSTQQAEEAQSLATLTWLNTPPDWMTRNASDLDALPGELHAPIRDHAIDLVHLNAPTQAVGLDAPCPIVVVSHSCVVTWFHAVKGQAVDSAWDWQKQRNRRGFDTADAVIAPSHSHAGMLETCYGQIARLNVVANGARPVAKAEKRQPLVFAAARWWDEAKNAMVIDQAASITQWPVFAAGSTQGPDGQRAGFSHAVALGALPHDEMRSLMARAGIFVSPSLYEPFGLATLEAAMSATPLVLSDIATYRELWDGAALFYDARDPHDLAACINRLSADAQHRRELGRAALRRSRRFSLARQAAAMRDVYDKAALAMAER from the coding sequence ATGTTGCGGACACTGACCCCGCGTTCGCGGCGCATCCTGATGACGGTCGATGCCGTGGGCGGCGTGTGGCGGTACGCGCTTGATCTGGCGCGGGAATTCGTGGACGGCGGGGACAGCGTTTTGCTCGCCGGTCTCGGCCCGGAACCATCCACGCAACAGGCCGAAGAAGCACAGTCCTTGGCGACACTGACCTGGCTGAACACGCCGCCGGATTGGATGACCCGCAATGCCAGCGACCTCGATGCGTTGCCGGGGGAGTTGCATGCGCCCATTCGTGACCACGCCATCGACCTTGTTCATCTCAATGCCCCGACGCAGGCAGTGGGGCTCGATGCGCCCTGCCCTATCGTGGTGGTCTCGCATTCCTGCGTGGTCACATGGTTCCATGCCGTCAAGGGACAGGCGGTGGACAGCGCATGGGATTGGCAGAAGCAGCGCAACAGGCGCGGCTTCGACACGGCCGACGCCGTCATCGCGCCGAGCCACAGCCACGCCGGCATGCTCGAAACCTGCTATGGACAAATCGCGCGTCTTAATGTCGTCGCCAACGGCGCCCGCCCGGTAGCGAAAGCCGAAAAGCGTCAACCGCTCGTCTTCGCCGCCGCCCGCTGGTGGGACGAAGCCAAGAACGCGATGGTGATCGACCAGGCCGCGTCGATAACGCAATGGCCCGTCTTTGCAGCCGGTTCCACGCAAGGTCCGGACGGCCAGCGCGCCGGCTTCAGCCATGCCGTCGCTCTCGGAGCGCTACCGCATGATGAGATGCGCTCCCTGATGGCGCGCGCCGGAATCTTCGTGTCGCCATCGCTCTACGAGCCGTTCGGCCTGGCGACGCTGGAAGCGGCCATGTCGGCGACGCCGCTGGTTCTATCCGACATCGCCACCTACCGCGAGTTATGGGACGGGGCCGCGTTATTCTACGACGCGCGCGATCCGCATGATCTCGCCGCCTGCATCAACCGTCTCTCCGCGGATGCGCAGCACAGGCGGGAGCTCGGACGGGCAGCCCTGCGCCGGAGCCGCAGGTTTTCGTTGGCGAGGCAGGCAGCGGCCATGCGCGACGTCTACGACAAAGCGGCCCTAGCGATGGCGGAGCGCTGA
- a CDS encoding glycosyltransferase translates to MRFLFYTHSVVSDWNHGNAHFVRGVMRELVARQHQAIALEPADGWSRSNLLAEKGSFAIERFRNDFPELMPVTYDAGFDHEAWIADADVVVVHEWTEPDLVARLGRARANGGNFILLFHDTHHRAVSATEAISALRLEHYDGVLAFGEALRESYLRAGWGKRVFTWHEAADDRLFRPHPEIRPTSDLIWIGNWGDDERTAELKEFLIEPVHELGLDATVHGVRYPRQALADLAAAGLRHEGWIANADVPKAFATHRVTVHVPRRPYREGLPGIPTIRVFEALACGIPLISAPWSDTEQLFRPGVDFLFADNGSQMRRHLRAVLGDADFAASLAASGLETIRLRHTCRHRVDELFGVLAECGPQHITNPTAAKEAAE, encoded by the coding sequence ATGCGCTTTCTGTTCTATACCCATTCGGTCGTTTCCGACTGGAACCACGGCAACGCACATTTCGTGCGCGGCGTCATGCGGGAGCTGGTCGCACGCCAGCATCAGGCGATCGCGCTGGAGCCGGCGGACGGCTGGAGCCGCTCGAATCTGCTGGCCGAGAAGGGCTCCTTCGCCATCGAGCGCTTCAGGAACGATTTCCCCGAGCTGATGCCGGTGACCTACGATGCCGGCTTCGACCACGAGGCCTGGATCGCCGATGCGGACGTGGTGGTCGTCCATGAATGGACCGAGCCGGACCTCGTCGCGCGCCTTGGTCGCGCCAGGGCCAACGGCGGCAACTTTATCCTCCTGTTTCACGACACCCACCACCGCGCCGTGTCGGCGACCGAGGCGATCTCGGCGCTCCGGCTGGAGCATTACGACGGCGTCCTCGCCTTTGGCGAAGCCCTGCGCGAGAGCTACCTGCGCGCCGGGTGGGGCAAACGCGTCTTCACCTGGCACGAGGCGGCTGACGACCGCCTGTTCAGACCGCATCCTGAGATCCGCCCGACCTCCGATCTGATCTGGATTGGAAACTGGGGCGACGACGAGCGTACCGCGGAGCTCAAGGAATTTCTGATCGAGCCGGTGCACGAACTCGGCCTCGATGCCACCGTTCATGGCGTGCGCTACCCCAGGCAGGCGCTCGCCGATCTCGCAGCCGCCGGCCTGCGCCATGAAGGCTGGATCGCCAATGCCGACGTGCCGAAGGCGTTCGCAACGCATCGTGTCACGGTGCATGTTCCGCGCCGCCCCTATCGGGAAGGCCTGCCCGGCATTCCGACCATCCGCGTGTTCGAGGCGCTCGCCTGCGGCATTCCGCTGATTTCGGCCCCGTGGTCCGACACCGAGCAACTGTTCAGGCCAGGCGTCGATTTCCTGTTTGCGGACAATGGCTCCCAGATGCGGCGACACCTCCGGGCCGTACTCGGCGACGCGGATTTCGCTGCCTCCCTGGCGGCGTCTGGTCTCGAGACCATCCGCCTGCGGCACACATGCCGGCACCGCGTGGACGAGTTGTTCGGCGTGCTCGCCGAATGCGGACCTCAACACATCACCAATCCGACCGCCGCAAAGGAAGCTGCTGAATGA
- a CDS encoding glycosyltransferase encodes MKIAFYGSSLLSSYWNGAATYYRGLLKALSQLGYEITFYEPDVYDRRNNRDIEAPDWCAVVVYEATQHALMQVAACAAEADIVVKASGVGFEDEALLRAVLDHARPDALVVFWDVDAPATLGQLRDEPDHPLHAALRQIDLVLTYGGGDPVVWAYRAMGAKECVPIYNALDPETHHPVSSQARFACDLAFLGNRLPDREARVEAFFLDPASRLQEQRFLLGGSGWGDKPLPANLSWLGHVGTRDHNAFNVTPKAVLNISRDSMAANGFSPATRVFEAAGAGACLITDAWLGVELFLKPGEEILVARDGGDVAEIMRTLTPNRAKAIGASALRRVRGEHTYAMRAAVTDTVLRRHFERGTVEAA; translated from the coding sequence ATGAAGATCGCTTTTTATGGATCGAGCCTGTTGTCGTCCTACTGGAACGGCGCCGCTACCTATTACCGTGGGTTGCTCAAGGCGCTTTCCCAACTCGGCTACGAAATCACCTTCTATGAACCTGACGTCTATGACCGCCGGAACAACCGCGACATCGAGGCGCCGGATTGGTGCGCCGTCGTCGTGTACGAGGCGACCCAGCACGCGCTGATGCAGGTGGCGGCGTGCGCCGCCGAGGCGGATATCGTCGTCAAGGCGAGCGGCGTCGGTTTCGAGGATGAGGCGCTGCTGCGCGCCGTGCTCGATCACGCGCGTCCTGACGCGCTCGTCGTGTTCTGGGACGTGGATGCTCCGGCGACGCTCGGCCAATTGCGCGATGAACCGGACCATCCGCTGCATGCCGCGCTGCGGCAAATCGATCTTGTGCTGACCTATGGCGGCGGCGACCCCGTGGTCTGGGCCTATCGCGCCATGGGAGCGAAGGAATGCGTGCCGATCTACAATGCGCTCGATCCTGAAACGCATCATCCAGTCTCCAGTCAGGCGCGTTTTGCTTGCGACCTCGCTTTCCTCGGAAACCGGCTGCCGGACCGTGAGGCGCGCGTCGAGGCGTTTTTTCTCGATCCGGCCAGCCGTTTGCAGGAGCAGCGTTTCCTGCTTGGCGGATCGGGCTGGGGCGACAAGCCGCTTCCCGCCAATCTCAGTTGGCTCGGCCACGTCGGCACCCGCGACCACAACGCCTTCAACGTCACCCCGAAGGCCGTGTTGAACATCAGCCGCGACAGCATGGCCGCAAACGGCTTTTCGCCCGCCACCCGGGTTTTCGAGGCGGCGGGCGCCGGTGCCTGCCTCATCACGGATGCGTGGCTGGGCGTCGAACTGTTCCTGAAACCCGGCGAGGAGATCCTGGTCGCGCGCGACGGCGGCGATGTCGCCGAAATCATGCGCACCTTGACCCCCAACCGGGCAAAGGCGATCGGCGCGTCCGCGCTGCGCCGCGTCCGCGGTGAACATACCTACGCCATGAGAGCGGCCGTGACCGATACGGTCTTGAGGCGGCACTTCGAGCGCGGGACCGTGGAGGCGGCGTAA